The Plasmodium chabaudi chabaudi strain AS genome assembly, chromosome: 4 nucleotide sequence tgttactttatagtaaaattaaaatattaaaaagggtaggctatatattttttatttttttttatgggccttttaaaaatcgtaaaaatggaaaaaatcaATGTTTTGGcagtataaaattttataggGAAAAATTGTTGTTTATGCAGGCATAATTTTAAGGCACAATTTACGGcgtaattttttgaataccCTAGGcctattaaaattatatgcatattatatatatgcaattaaattaatttatttacataattattttccttGACTGCACTTTGAGTACTGCAAGATTTATGTagcatattataatttaatatagcCCCTTTcgcatattattttttgcatataaataataaaataatactagttacatttttttaccccgtatagttaaaaaatgttaaggcttattatttttaagtaGGCTTAAtgatgcatataaaaaatataaaatggaaaaggGGAATcccaatatttttaaaaaaataaataattagtATGCATACTtttgtatacatattattatatgatacaataaataacagcaccaaaatatatataaatattatataaataatataataaaaaaaaacgtatAGATCACaaaagtatattattaacacatatatttttatatacaatacttaaaaaaatatatatattacgaACAAAACTTCTCAtcgcttttttttttatttgaaaaataaataaaaatattgtgtttattttttataataaaataatataattatttatgtatagagaaaaaataatttttttccaatcCTAGAATTAATTTTCactatttaaaacattttaaaacacaattttttaataaattaaacaaattGTAAATCCATTTAAATtccaaatttattatttaaaaaggcTAATCACTAAAATGTAAGAAACAAATTTACATATCTTAATAAACTTTTATACATACAATTATATtctttgtatatataaaatacttttttgaaaaaaatatattttctctttaatattcatttttttatttcgaaTGTATGATATGaagtatgtatattatactgcttatattataaataatattttggggcttgtataatattcacattttttaagtagCTATATATTgtggtatatatatatgaacgTATACTAGCCCGTTGTAtggatttatttatttcatatatttttccctTACGTTTTTTATAGTAGATAAAAATGGCTATGAAATACGTTGCAGCTTATCTTATGTGCGTTTTGGGAGGAAATGAAAACCCCggaaaaaaggaaattaaGAATGTATTAAGTGCAGTAAATGCAGAAGTTGAAGAAGAAGTTTTAGGTAGCTTATTAGATTCATTAAAGGGAAAGACTTATCATGAATTAATAACCGAAGGATTAAAGAAATTACAAAATGTTGGAGGAGGTGGTGCTGTCGCTGCTGCTGCCCCAGTAGCAGGTGATGCTGGAGATTCTAAGaaagaagaaaagaaagaagaaaaagaagaggaagaagaagaagaagacGATTTAGGATTTTCCTTATTCGGTTAAATaccataatatatatatattctatataaCATTGCTGAGTATTTAGAAAGATAGATTGTTATGAGGATTAATCGTATCCCTCTTTTTTATctgtaaaatatgtatactgTAAATGctgcatacatatatgtgcatatatgtgTGCTGCTCTAtgatttttcttttttttcaaattttaatcaaaatttttaatacgGAAAATTTTATGCACGGAATATATGTGAATATtttgcacatatatatattatatatgtatattgcAAAAACTTTACTAATTAAATGGAATTGGTGAATATACCTTTAAATATACTttaaaacgaaaaaattaaaagatatCCATCCCCCTAttctttatcatattttcacTTCAAACAACTGAAAGTGTTgttgtattattatgtgattatatttaagcatatatacttgttcaatatatta carries:
- a CDS encoding 60S acidic ribosomal protein P2, putative; protein product: MAMKYVAAYLMCVLGGNENPGKKEIKNVLSAVNAEVEEEVLGSLLDSLKGKTYHELITEGLKKLQNVGGGGAVAAAAPVAGDAGDSKKEEKKEEKEEEEEEEDDLGFSLFG